From a region of the Candidatus Brocadia sp. genome:
- the gspG gene encoding type II secretion system major pseudopilin GspG, whose translation MGNRLKLSLVRQGGFTLLELLIVMIIIGLLAALIGPKMIGRVGESRQTVAKQQIEGFSSALEMYKLDTTKYPTQEQGLEALVTDPQGVSNWKGPYLKKKLVPKDPWGNNYVYLCPGEHGDFDIVSYGADGNAGGEGEDKDVISWE comes from the coding sequence ATGGGAAACAGGCTAAAGTTGAGTTTGGTGAGGCAGGGCGGTTTTACCTTGCTGGAATTGCTCATTGTTATGATTATTATCGGATTGCTTGCAGCGTTAATAGGCCCTAAGATGATCGGTCGTGTCGGTGAATCGCGCCAAACGGTTGCTAAGCAACAAATAGAGGGTTTTTCCAGTGCCCTGGAAATGTATAAACTTGACACAACGAAATATCCCACGCAAGAGCAGGGATTGGAAGCGCTGGTAACAGACCCTCAAGGCGTTTCTAATTGGAAAGGTCCGTATTTGAAGAAAAAGCTCGTTCCAAAGGATCCGTGGGGGAATAATTATGTCTATCTGTGCCCAGGCGAGCATGGAGATTTTGACATAGTGTCGTATGGAGCAGACGGAAATGCCGGCGGAGAGGGCGAAGATAAAGATGTAATAAGTTGGGAATAG
- a CDS encoding putative metal-binding motif-containing protein, translating into MHIVKGGLVVLLLYCLVAWVSANHARGNDADNSGSPVHDNDDDVDDITDKKQGVHDDDKNKEDDKRKKRKNKHKHNNKCKHKDKDDKDDDDDDDGSGHCDGDSDGYSRKTDCDDNDATVNPGATEIPYNGKDDDCNASTPDDDLDGDGYAKVKDCDDNNASVNPAAKEICDGVDNNCDGQIDEGLTTTFYEDADGDGYGNPQVATTACSQPAGSVANNTDCDDTNAAVNPGATEIKKNGVDDDCNASTPDDDTGVILPPDPGEAGKKTLLGIDTDGDGVRDDIQRYIHFTYPDDKKLRLGLTYYAMEFQCVLKDANDREAAYEHANKMARHGECLFYLKGEESIGIRRALRAKILNTRERSIAYIKYSDNLGGRIIMSAPQKEWKDSCSFDVDATGGDQ; encoded by the coding sequence ATGCATATCGTTAAAGGTGGGCTCGTTGTTCTTTTGTTGTACTGCTTGGTTGCATGGGTATCTGCAAATCATGCACGGGGGAATGATGCTGATAACTCTGGCTCACCCGTTCATGATAATGATGATGACGTCGATGACATTACCGATAAGAAACAGGGGGTACACGACGATGATAAAAACAAGGAGGATGATAAGAGGAAAAAAAGAAAGAATAAGCACAAGCACAACAACAAATGCAAACACAAGGACAAGGATGACAAAGACGATGACGATGACGATGATGGGAGTGGTCATTGTGATGGTGATAGCGATGGGTATTCCAGAAAAACTGATTGCGATGACAATGATGCGACCGTGAACCCAGGCGCTACGGAAATACCTTACAACGGTAAGGACGATGACTGCAACGCATCGACGCCGGATGATGATCTGGATGGCGACGGGTATGCGAAGGTGAAGGATTGTGATGATAACAACGCCTCTGTAAACCCAGCCGCTAAGGAAATATGTGATGGGGTGGACAATAACTGCGACGGACAGATTGATGAGGGACTAACGACCACGTTTTACGAAGATGCTGATGGTGACGGATATGGGAACCCACAGGTTGCCACAACGGCATGTAGTCAACCTGCGGGCTCTGTTGCCAACAATACCGACTGTGACGACACCAATGCCGCGGTAAATCCGGGAGCTACCGAGATAAAGAAGAATGGCGTTGATGATGACTGTAATGCATCAACTCCGGATGATGACACGGGAGTGATCCTTCCGCCTGATCCCGGAGAGGCAGGAAAGAAGACCCTGCTTGGGATCGATACGGATGGTGATGGGGTGCGTGATGACATTCAAAGGTACATCCACTTTACCTACCCTGATGACAAGAAACTTCGATTGGGTCTTACGTACTATGCTATGGAGTTCCAGTGTGTGCTCAAAGATGCAAACGACCGTGAGGCCGCTTATGAGCATGCCAATAAGATGGCCCGCCATGGCGAATGTCTTTTCTACCTTAAGGGAGAGGAATCCATAGGCATTCGCCGTGCACTGCGCGCAAAAATACTGAATACCAGGGAACGCAGTATTGCATACATTAAGTACAGTGACAATCTAGGCGGTAGAATTATAATGAGCGCTCCACAGAAGGAATGGAAGGACAGTTGTTCCTTTGATGTAGACGCCACGGGAGGTGACCAATGA
- a CDS encoding type II secretion system GspH family protein yields the protein MHQDRGFTLIELIVVLAIIGIVAGVTIPRYAGSFDSIRFRQSMSDLVSFLRDARIKAMGTAGVYHVTLDLHRGFCWNDDKKILILPKNIEIFTDKIEAQNEHTKIFAFFPNGMALDVKLGFLCDTMVAVLRVEPLGGLAYYRMDETMEQVVRYTRDETELKVGELEKDIDILKDSDKLTSYGQADEIPMGNDFDSEFEDYEYGDNEVGSFGEDDGKETE from the coding sequence TTGCATCAAGATCGAGGTTTTACGCTTATTGAGTTAATTGTAGTTTTGGCGATTATAGGCATTGTGGCCGGTGTTACCATACCCAGATATGCAGGTTCTTTTGATTCTATCAGATTCAGGCAATCGATGTCTGACCTGGTGTCCTTTCTCAGAGACGCCCGTATTAAGGCTATGGGGACTGCCGGAGTATACCACGTTACCCTAGATCTCCACAGAGGTTTTTGCTGGAATGATGATAAAAAGATACTTATACTGCCAAAAAACATTGAAATATTTACGGATAAAATAGAGGCTCAGAATGAACACACAAAGATATTTGCTTTTTTCCCAAATGGAATGGCGTTGGATGTAAAACTGGGATTCCTGTGCGATACCATGGTTGCGGTGCTACGTGTGGAACCGCTGGGTGGTTTGGCCTATTATAGGATGGATGAGACGATGGAGCAGGTCGTTCGGTACACAAGAGATGAAACAGAACTGAAGGTAGGGGAATTAGAAAAAGATATTGATATATTGAAAGATTCTGATAAATTAACAAGTTATGGGCAGGCCGATGAAATACCTATGGGCAATGATTTTGATTCTGAATTTGAAGATTATGAATACGGAGATAACGAAGTAGGCTCTTTTGGTGAAGACGACGGGAAAGAAACAGAGTGA
- a CDS encoding AsmA family protein — protein MKKIVIIVLSIVFGLFVCAAVAPFVIDLNKHKGKIIEIAKPYLARDLDFTGIKLSIVKGLGVEIEGLRIAENPAFGKGDFLDMGRLRVKVKFLPLLRKEIEVKELILDKPVIQLIKNAKGEFNFNDLMGSQAKGPEDTGDAAKEGKEDKKAGERGEDALFAGLAVSTFTLLQGRIDFVDEFTQQGTATTTTIDQLDIKLSDVSLDKPIHLSMAARLPDGTKQNFTIQGTMGPLEKTIDMNRLFMDIALQAKDLNVDRIVALYPSIREMLPKDTNFSGLLGMEMVSKGNIDNLDAHGTIDLKNMDIAYGETFRKPKLVPCQVSFNARKTGEDIQLDPSIVTMHTLSLTASGKVSNLNDPHFDLSMGTGDTSLKGWESLVSSLKEYEPEGSFILQTTVKGTLKDAAAEVQLSSPRLAFKLPLSAENDQSAAAGKSFFESMNMKVQAVKKNDDIKGTGSLEVKTGEIQAAAFEKMQAQFDYQNDILGIQGFQVHILQGDISMTGVVETGEMQWNVKPVVKNINMAEAVDKFTQYAGLFKGTFSGSFTANNSGDDKQKGGLNASGSFQIDQGEIMNVNLVDTIMESLVGIKGISTFLKKEGSQLEKQEITRFDSMNGDFSMASNTINLKKVALHNIHTVEATSTDALINGLIDFFTNKLDMKGKIVLSPEYSAKLAKKAEPLNALLDAESRMVLPISVVGSLVKPVPLLDIPYVTSATTKYYGKKELEKLGEKIGLPKKGDKEQKGGDHNQKESPLGNILKDILK, from the coding sequence ATGAAAAAAATTGTTATTATCGTTTTGAGCATCGTTTTTGGTCTTTTCGTATGTGCTGCAGTTGCCCCCTTCGTCATCGATTTAAACAAGCATAAAGGGAAAATCATCGAGATTGCGAAACCATATCTAGCAAGAGATTTGGATTTTACCGGTATAAAACTCAGTATCGTGAAGGGACTGGGGGTAGAGATTGAAGGACTCAGAATTGCAGAAAACCCGGCGTTTGGGAAAGGAGATTTTTTGGATATGGGGCGACTGAGGGTAAAGGTGAAATTCCTTCCGCTCCTCAGGAAAGAAATTGAGGTCAAGGAATTGATTCTGGATAAACCTGTTATACAATTGATAAAAAACGCAAAGGGGGAATTCAATTTCAACGACCTGATGGGGTCACAAGCCAAAGGACCTGAAGATACCGGAGATGCTGCAAAGGAAGGCAAAGAAGATAAAAAAGCCGGAGAGAGAGGTGAAGACGCCCTTTTTGCAGGATTGGCGGTATCCACCTTTACTTTGCTTCAGGGCAGAATTGATTTCGTCGATGAATTCACTCAGCAGGGAACGGCTACCACAACTACCATTGACCAGTTAGATATAAAACTTTCCGATGTATCTTTGGACAAGCCGATCCATTTGTCTATGGCAGCCCGTCTTCCTGATGGGACGAAGCAAAATTTCACGATACAGGGCACGATGGGGCCCTTGGAAAAAACCATTGATATGAACCGGCTTTTTATGGATATCGCCCTTCAGGCAAAGGACCTCAACGTAGATCGTATCGTTGCCTTATATCCTTCCATCAGAGAAATGCTGCCAAAGGATACGAATTTTTCAGGCTTATTGGGCATGGAGATGGTTTCAAAGGGAAATATTGATAACCTCGATGCTCATGGTACTATCGATTTGAAGAACATGGATATTGCCTACGGGGAAACCTTCCGCAAACCAAAGCTTGTTCCGTGCCAAGTTTCCTTCAATGCCAGGAAAACAGGTGAGGATATACAATTAGATCCAAGCATTGTTACTATGCATACCTTGTCTCTTACCGCATCGGGGAAAGTGAGTAATTTGAATGACCCGCATTTTGATCTTTCGATGGGGACAGGCGATACCTCCCTGAAGGGGTGGGAATCTCTGGTTTCCTCCTTAAAGGAATACGAACCTGAGGGAAGTTTTATTCTGCAAACTACCGTAAAAGGGACGTTGAAAGATGCCGCGGCAGAGGTACAATTGTCCTCTCCAAGACTTGCATTCAAGCTTCCTCTATCTGCAGAAAACGACCAGAGTGCAGCGGCAGGAAAAAGTTTTTTTGAATCCATGAATATGAAAGTTCAGGCGGTAAAAAAGAATGATGATATCAAAGGCACCGGTAGTCTCGAAGTCAAAACGGGAGAGATTCAGGCTGCGGCTTTTGAAAAGATGCAGGCACAGTTTGATTACCAGAACGACATTCTCGGTATTCAGGGATTTCAGGTTCATATCTTGCAGGGAGATATTTCCATGACCGGCGTCGTAGAGACAGGAGAAATGCAATGGAACGTGAAACCGGTAGTCAAAAATATCAATATGGCGGAGGCCGTTGATAAATTTACCCAATATGCAGGGCTGTTTAAAGGGACATTTTCCGGGTCTTTTACCGCAAACAATTCCGGAGATGACAAGCAGAAGGGAGGCCTTAATGCCAGCGGGTCGTTTCAGATCGACCAAGGTGAAATCATGAATGTAAATCTTGTAGATACGATTATGGAATCTCTTGTGGGGATCAAAGGAATATCCACGTTTTTGAAAAAAGAAGGCAGTCAATTGGAGAAACAAGAGATTACCCGATTCGATTCCATGAATGGTGATTTTTCTATGGCCAGCAATACGATCAATCTAAAGAAGGTTGCTTTGCATAATATACATACCGTTGAAGCTACGAGTACCGATGCGCTTATAAACGGGTTAATTGACTTCTTTACTAATAAATTAGACATGAAGGGGAAGATCGTTCTTTCACCGGAATATTCTGCGAAGTTAGCCAAAAAGGCAGAACCGCTCAATGCCCTTCTTGATGCAGAAAGCCGCATGGTTTTGCCGATTTCGGTCGTCGGGAGTCTCGTGAAACCGGTACCTCTCCTTGACATTCCCTATGTAACCAGCGCTACGACGAAATATTACGGCAAAAAGGAATTGGAGAAGCTCGGTGAAAAGATAGGGTTGCCAAAAAAAGGAGATAAAGAACAAAAGGGCGGAGATCACAACCAAAAAGAATCACCCTTGGGCAATATTTTAAAAGATATTTTGAAATAA
- the uvrA gene encoding excinuclease ABC subunit UvrA: protein MTTEHNNYDNDIVVRGAREHNLKGINVDIPRDQITVITGISGSGKSSLAFDTIYAEGQRRYIESLSTYARQFLDQIQKPDVELIEGLPPTIAIEQRTCPPSSRSTVATVTEIYDYLRLLYARIGTPYCYQCKCIISRQTIDQMIQRIMEIPQGTKITLLAPLIKGKKGEHREVFQSIQQKGFVRARVDGELIDLTTIPKLARYKIHKIDVVVDRLIIKNDSKTRLYNSVEICLKIGEGVMFVSQEREKSGADLLFSERYACPACGSGYDELTPRMFSFNSPYGACPGCNGLGNSLDFDPELVVPDKQKSIKEGAIDAWKHWGALTQNHYDNQIKVFSKTFSVPLHKPFGALAKETTDALLFGTKDFEGVIPNLRRIYEKTATERILKRLSSYMSYRSCNTCNGARLRVESLSVKIDHKSIHEIMDLTIEEALEFFITLKLEGNQEIIARPILKEIQNRLRFMMDVGLHYITLGRSSDSLSGGEAQRTRLATQIGSGLVGVCYVLDEPTIGLHPRDSERLLRALKNLRDLGNTVILVEHDEHTIRHADYIIDLGPGAGERGGSIVTCGTLCEITDNPDSLTGQYLNQTVKIELPAKRRRINLRHALEIKGARANNLKDIAVKIPLKIFCCVTGVSGSGKSTLVNDILYRAIYKLLYDSHEVPGEHDTIVGVEHIDKIIEIDQSPIGRTPRSNPATYTKVFDMIRSLFAQTPEAKVRGYNAGRYSFNISGGRCEACTGQGIKKVEMHFLPDMYVLCEECKGKRYNKVTLEVTYKDKSISDVLDMRIEDAHQFFKNISKIERILRTLNDVGLGYIKLGQSSTTLSGGESQRIKLATELSRQETGRTLYILDEPTTGLHFADIQQLLKILHRLVDMGNTVLVIEHNLEVMKTADYIIDLGPEGGSRGGKVVEAGTPEKIAKNKLSYTGRFLRKVL, encoded by the coding sequence ATGACCACAGAACACAATAATTATGACAATGACATTGTTGTCAGAGGCGCCAGAGAGCATAATCTGAAAGGGATCAATGTTGATATACCCCGTGACCAGATTACGGTTATTACGGGCATTAGTGGTTCAGGCAAATCTTCCCTTGCGTTTGATACCATTTACGCAGAAGGGCAACGACGCTATATCGAAAGCCTTTCTACCTATGCACGGCAATTTTTAGATCAAATCCAAAAACCAGACGTAGAACTCATCGAAGGACTTCCGCCTACGATTGCTATTGAACAGCGCACCTGCCCTCCCAGTTCTCGCTCTACGGTGGCGACCGTTACGGAAATCTATGACTATTTACGGTTATTATACGCAAGGATCGGCACCCCCTATTGTTATCAGTGTAAGTGCATTATCTCCCGCCAGACTATCGATCAGATGATACAGAGAATCATGGAGATCCCTCAAGGAACGAAGATCACGCTCCTTGCACCTCTGATTAAAGGGAAAAAGGGCGAACACCGGGAGGTGTTTCAATCAATACAGCAAAAGGGTTTTGTGCGTGCCCGTGTCGATGGCGAGTTGATAGATCTTACAACGATTCCAAAATTGGCGCGGTATAAAATCCATAAAATTGACGTAGTGGTTGATCGGTTGATCATAAAAAACGATAGCAAGACACGCCTTTACAATTCGGTGGAAATATGTCTTAAAATAGGAGAAGGGGTCATGTTCGTAAGCCAGGAACGCGAAAAATCAGGGGCAGACCTCCTCTTCAGTGAACGATATGCCTGCCCCGCATGTGGAAGCGGTTACGATGAGCTAACGCCACGGATGTTCTCTTTTAACAGTCCTTATGGCGCTTGTCCTGGCTGCAATGGACTGGGAAACAGCCTGGATTTTGACCCAGAACTCGTTGTTCCCGACAAACAGAAAAGCATCAAGGAAGGTGCCATTGATGCATGGAAACACTGGGGAGCACTCACACAGAATCATTATGACAACCAAATCAAGGTGTTTTCAAAAACCTTTTCCGTTCCTTTACACAAGCCTTTTGGAGCACTAGCGAAAGAAACAACTGATGCCTTGCTCTTTGGTACAAAAGATTTTGAAGGAGTGATCCCTAACCTCAGGCGAATCTACGAAAAAACAGCAACTGAACGTATTTTAAAACGGCTTTCCAGCTATATGAGCTATCGTTCATGCAATACCTGCAACGGAGCCCGGTTGCGGGTGGAGTCTCTTTCGGTAAAAATAGATCATAAGTCAATTCACGAGATTATGGATCTTACAATAGAAGAAGCCCTTGAATTTTTTATCACGTTAAAATTAGAGGGAAACCAGGAAATTATTGCCAGGCCAATCCTCAAGGAAATTCAAAACAGGCTCCGCTTTATGATGGACGTTGGATTACACTATATTACTCTGGGACGCAGCAGCGACTCCCTGTCCGGAGGAGAAGCCCAGAGGACAAGGCTTGCAACACAAATTGGCTCAGGTCTTGTCGGAGTTTGTTATGTTCTGGACGAACCCACCATCGGGCTTCATCCACGAGACAGCGAACGGCTTCTGCGTGCGTTAAAAAATCTTCGTGACCTGGGAAATACGGTCATCCTCGTGGAGCATGACGAACATACCATTCGTCATGCGGATTATATTATAGACCTTGGGCCGGGAGCTGGTGAGCGCGGCGGCAGTATTGTCACGTGCGGTACTTTATGTGAGATTACCGACAATCCTGATTCACTAACCGGGCAATATCTTAATCAAACCGTGAAAATTGAGCTTCCCGCTAAGAGACGCAGAATTAATCTGAGACATGCTCTTGAGATAAAGGGCGCCAGGGCCAATAACTTAAAGGATATTGCCGTGAAAATACCGTTGAAAATTTTTTGTTGTGTTACGGGAGTATCCGGTTCCGGCAAGAGCACCCTCGTTAATGATATCCTGTATCGGGCTATTTATAAGTTGTTGTATGATAGTCACGAGGTGCCCGGAGAGCATGATACCATTGTTGGTGTCGAACACATTGATAAAATTATAGAAATCGATCAGTCCCCCATTGGACGCACACCGCGCTCGAATCCTGCAACATATACAAAGGTATTTGATATGATCCGTTCTCTTTTTGCACAGACGCCGGAGGCAAAGGTTCGCGGTTATAATGCGGGAAGATACAGCTTTAACATTAGCGGTGGGCGCTGCGAGGCTTGTACAGGACAGGGAATAAAAAAAGTAGAAATGCATTTTTTGCCCGATATGTACGTTCTCTGTGAGGAATGCAAGGGGAAACGATACAACAAAGTAACCCTGGAAGTTACTTACAAAGATAAAAGCATTTCTGATGTTTTGGACATGCGCATTGAAGACGCCCATCAGTTTTTTAAAAATATTTCCAAAATTGAACGGATATTACGCACGCTCAACGATGTTGGTCTGGGCTATATTAAATTGGGGCAGTCAAGCACCACCCTGTCCGGCGGTGAATCACAAAGAATAAAGCTTGCAACGGAACTTTCCCGTCAGGAAACAGGAAGGACCCTCTACATTCTTGACGAACCTACAACAGGTCTCCATTTTGCGGACATTCAGCAGCTTTTAAAAATTTTACACAGACTCGTCGATATGGGAAACACGGTGCTGGTAATTGAGCACAACCTGGAGGTCATGAAAACAGCAGATTATATCATTGATCTGGGGCCGGAAGGCGGATCTCGGGGCGGCAAAGTTGTGGAGGCAGGCACCCCAGAAAAAATAGCAAAAAATAAACTATCTTACACAGGAAGATTTTTAAGAAAAGTCCTATAG
- a CDS encoding leucyl aminopeptidase, producing MKISVKFGTIKTEDAEILVFYLYEGMKIMDKSLAYCDKALHNSISELIKKKEFIARLNKTIALPTYGKIPAKRILLVGLGKKKEATLDKIRQAAGTTVSIVRDMGISEGVVVVMSSIDISASLSEECQAYVEGARLALYKYHRYKYIPPEEQQELTTLTLFLSNGDAAKTVRNAVTCGQIIADAVSFTRDLINTPSQDKTPVILADYAVKIAKEYGMQCKVISLPELKKLGMGGLVGVSLGSVQSPKFIILDYNARAKNQDTLVFIGKGITFDSGGICLKQAKDMDQMKSDMSGAAAVMGAIMALSKMKAPQRIVGLMPCTENMPGGSAMKPGDIVKFYSGKTAEVVNTDAEGRLILADALAYAENYHPQAVIDLATLTGSCVVALGTVVTGMMGNNEELKKRVQIAGEKSWERVWELPLWEEYQEQIKSDIADIKNVGGPHGGAITAACFLSKFAEKYPWVHLDIAGTAWCEKNGAYTQKGASGVGVRLLVQLVRDWAKFPGKNSL from the coding sequence ATGAAAATTAGCGTAAAATTTGGAACTATTAAAACAGAAGACGCAGAGATACTGGTTTTCTACCTGTACGAAGGGATGAAAATCATGGACAAATCTTTGGCTTATTGTGATAAGGCGTTGCATAATAGTATCTCTGAATTAATAAAGAAAAAAGAATTTATTGCCAGACTTAACAAAACAATTGCACTGCCCACGTACGGAAAAATACCTGCAAAACGCATTCTGTTAGTGGGGTTGGGAAAGAAAAAAGAGGCAACGCTTGATAAAATAAGACAGGCCGCAGGCACTACCGTCAGTATTGTGCGTGATATGGGCATCAGCGAAGGCGTCGTAGTCGTAATGAGCTCCATAGATATTTCCGCGTCTTTGAGCGAGGAATGTCAGGCTTATGTGGAAGGCGCCAGGCTTGCTCTTTACAAATACCACAGATATAAATATATTCCACCGGAAGAACAACAGGAACTAACAACATTAACCCTCTTTTTATCAAATGGAGACGCGGCAAAGACTGTTCGTAATGCCGTCACCTGTGGACAAATTATTGCCGATGCCGTCTCTTTCACCCGCGATCTCATTAACACGCCGTCCCAGGACAAAACCCCCGTTATCTTAGCTGATTATGCGGTTAAAATAGCCAAGGAATACGGTATGCAATGTAAAGTAATATCCTTGCCTGAACTGAAAAAGCTTGGCATGGGTGGTTTAGTAGGCGTCTCTCTAGGAAGCGTTCAATCACCTAAGTTTATCATCCTCGACTATAATGCCCGTGCTAAAAACCAGGATACCCTGGTTTTTATCGGGAAAGGAATCACCTTCGATTCAGGTGGCATCTGCCTGAAACAAGCCAAGGATATGGATCAGATGAAAAGTGACATGTCCGGCGCTGCCGCGGTGATGGGGGCGATTATGGCTCTGTCTAAGATGAAGGCGCCTCAGCGTATTGTTGGCCTGATGCCATGTACTGAAAATATGCCCGGCGGTTCAGCAATGAAACCCGGCGATATCGTTAAATTTTATTCCGGCAAAACCGCAGAAGTTGTGAATACAGACGCAGAAGGGCGATTGATATTAGCAGATGCACTGGCATATGCAGAAAACTATCACCCTCAGGCAGTAATCGACCTTGCAACGCTGACAGGATCTTGCGTGGTGGCTTTAGGTACCGTTGTCACTGGCATGATGGGAAATAATGAAGAGTTGAAAAAAAGAGTTCAGATTGCCGGTGAAAAATCATGGGAGAGGGTCTGGGAACTCCCCCTGTGGGAGGAGTACCAGGAACAAATCAAGAGCGATATTGCAGATATAAAAAATGTGGGCGGTCCTCATGGAGGAGCTATTACCGCTGCCTGCTTTCTAAGTAAGTTTGCAGAGAAATATCCCTGGGTGCACCTTGATATTGCCGGCACTGCATGGTGTGAAAAAAACGGTGCATATACCCAAAAAGGCGCTTCAGGCGTTGGAGTTCGTTTGTTGGTCCAATTAGTCAGGGACTGGGCTAAATTTCCCGGGAAAAATTCTCTGTAA
- the tadA gene encoding Flp pilus assembly complex ATPase component TadA — protein sequence MNQTAINTIGEALLEIGKVNRTDLDRALEVQRQTKQKLGRILIDLGTVSEEDLRLAYSRLLQIPIWEKKKDDRYPLVENVPKVFLMTNRVLPLCLNDGVLDIALADPQDSLLAETIALATNKEIRIFAGCEKDILASLETMYEGEVKEEDEAASSIEVMEDVEHLRDMASEAPVIRLVNSILTKAIEIGASDIHLELFERNARLRYRTDGVLQELVPPPRELYNAIISRIKIMAKLNIAEKRLPQDGRIKMKVAGKEVDLRVSIIPMSYGEGVVMRILDRTAVTLDLEKLGFNQEFLENFRRMFNKPEGMLLVTGPTGSGKTTTLYAVLKELVSPEIKIITVEDPVEYSMDGVNQIQVNPQINLTFASGLRSILRHDPDVVLIGEIRDRETASIAIQASLTGHLVLSTLHTNDSASAFTRLMDMGMEDYLISSCIIGVLAQRLVRKLCEECREAFVPGEDLRQTVRLTAGEYLFTSKGCDACNNTGFKGRKCIAEFLCVDDAIRRLILAHKDSGEIMKEAIRGGTKSLWMDGLESVRKGETTLEELLRVSSDTQEEQRVFVSSG from the coding sequence ATGAACCAAACCGCGATTAATACTATCGGGGAAGCTTTACTCGAGATCGGCAAAGTGAATCGGACGGATCTTGACCGCGCCTTGGAAGTTCAAAGACAAACGAAACAAAAACTTGGACGGATTTTGATTGATTTGGGAACGGTTTCTGAGGAAGACCTCCGGCTTGCATATAGCAGATTATTGCAGATACCGATATGGGAAAAAAAGAAAGACGACCGGTATCCGTTGGTAGAAAACGTTCCCAAGGTCTTCCTGATGACAAACCGCGTGCTCCCTCTGTGTTTAAATGATGGTGTGCTGGATATTGCCCTTGCTGACCCTCAGGATTCCTTACTGGCAGAGACGATTGCATTAGCCACAAATAAAGAGATACGAATTTTTGCGGGTTGCGAAAAAGATATTTTAGCCTCCCTCGAAACAATGTATGAGGGTGAGGTAAAAGAAGAAGATGAGGCAGCTTCCAGTATCGAGGTCATGGAAGATGTAGAGCATTTACGGGACATGGCATCGGAAGCTCCCGTAATACGCCTTGTAAATAGTATCCTGACGAAGGCTATTGAAATCGGTGCAAGCGATATCCACCTGGAGCTTTTTGAAAGGAACGCGCGTTTGCGGTATCGTACGGATGGTGTTTTGCAGGAACTTGTGCCTCCTCCGCGTGAACTCTACAATGCGATTATTTCGCGCATTAAAATCATGGCGAAGCTGAATATTGCCGAAAAACGGTTGCCACAGGATGGCCGAATCAAAATGAAGGTAGCTGGCAAAGAGGTTGACTTAAGGGTCTCAATCATTCCCATGAGTTATGGCGAAGGTGTGGTAATGAGGATTTTAGACCGGACGGCCGTAACCCTCGACTTGGAAAAACTGGGTTTTAACCAAGAATTTTTAGAAAATTTCCGCAGGATGTTTAATAAACCCGAAGGCATGCTGCTGGTGACTGGTCCCACGGGAAGTGGAAAAACGACAACGCTCTATGCCGTTCTTAAAGAGCTGGTTTCTCCGGAGATCAAGATTATAACGGTGGAAGATCCGGTAGAATATAGCATGGATGGGGTAAATCAGATCCAGGTGAATCCGCAGATCAACTTAACCTTCGCCTCTGGATTGCGTTCTATTTTGAGGCACGACCCTGATGTTGTTCTCATAGGAGAAATCAGAGACCGGGAAACAGCATCGATCGCTATCCAGGCTTCTCTAACCGGACACCTTGTTTTGTCAACACTTCACACGAATGATTCTGCATCGGCGTTTACCCGCTTAATGGATATGGGAATGGAGGATTATCTGATCTCTTCGTGTATTATTGGCGTTCTTGCACAGCGATTGGTGAGAAAGTTATGCGAGGAATGCCGGGAAGCATTTGTGCCGGGTGAGGATTTACGCCAGACGGTAAGATTGACTGCCGGGGAATATCTATTTACGTCAAAAGGCTGCGATGCATGCAATAATACCGGATTTAAAGGCAGAAAGTGCATAGCTGAGTTTCTCTGTGTGGACGACGCCATACGGCGGCTCATTCTTGCTCATAAAGATTCCGGTGAGATTATGAAAGAGGCCATCAGGGGTGGAACAAAAAGTTTGTGGATGGACGGGCTGGAATCGGTTCGCAAGGGAGAAACAACACTGGAGGAGTTATTGCGGGTATCATCAGATACGCAAGAAGAACAGAGAGTCTTTGTGTCCTCCGGCTAA